The sequence GGCCCCCAAAGCTCTCCCAGTCACTTCCTTCAGTGTCAGGAAAGAGGATTAAATCTCAGAGGTGGGCAGGGGCTCTCCTAGAGTCACCTGTAAATTGGGGACATAGCAGGGTTGGGAGCTCAGCTCTTGCTTCTTAGTCCATGGCTCTCTCTGGAAGGAGGGGGGCCAGTGGGACCAAGCAGCCTGACAGAACTTGGCCCCTGAGGCCCTAAGCCAAGCATGTGTCAGGCCACaaacagggaggggagaggatGGTCTAAGGTCCTGGATGGGCAGGGAAGGGGGGACAGCAGTAAGTACCCCTGGGGATGGACCTCAGCCAGGTCCAGCATAGGTGAGCTGGGCTATGCCATCCTTGATGGCAGGGAAGTCTGGGAGGCTAGTGTGATGGAGGCGGCAACGGTAGCGGCCACAGCTCTTGGCATACTGTAGGAAGCGGGGTGCACCAGGGAAGAGCACATGGTCAGCCAACACAGTGGCACCAGCTGGCAGCAGGGCATGGGCCTCCAGGAGCTGCAGGTCCCGCAGGTAATACCGTGGCCGGTGTGCCAGGAGCACCAGCTCTACCTGGCTCAGGCCATGCTGCGTTCGCAGACGCGGGATCACCTCCTCTGAGCTACCCACGATGAGCTCCACCTGTGGGGGTTGGGAGAGCTGGAGGTGAGGTGGGAGGGACTGCTCCCCTACCTTTTACCCCACTAGGATCTGGATTACTTCATGCTAGAGTGTTCTCACATTTCCTCTGGTCTCATGACCCAAAAGTTAGGATCCGCATGGGATTCTCATTCTGCTGTGAAGAAGCTGAGGTTCACAGGATAAGTGCTTTGCCCTCAGCCACACAGCCAACAagaggcagagctgagatttggaCCCAGGTTTGCCAGACTCCAGAAACCATCCTCTTAACTGCTTCTTTGTCACCCAGTAGAAAATAAGTGCAAATGACTTAGGACAGGAAGACATGAGCTCATCCACCTTCCAGGATCAGAGCCCCCAAATGGAGCAGCTTCTTTCTCCCTGGGTGGGGTCCCCCCACAGGGGAGGCCTGCCAGCGCAAGGCCTGGGCTGACAGAGAAGAGACCAGTGTTGGGGAGGTGGGGGCTGACCGTGCGCTCATCGAAGCCAGCCAGGCGGATGAGTTTTTCAGCCACTGCTGCCGTGCGTGGGTCCCGCTCCACAGTGAGAAGGCGGCCACCAGCCGGTAGGGCACGGGCAATAAGTAACGTGGAGTATCCACAGTAGGTGCCTAGCTCCAGCACACAGACAGGGGCCTTCTCCTCCACCAGCCGTGTCAGGATCTGACCTATATGGGAGGGACAGCTGTTGCAGATGTCCTGGGAGTGATTGCTGGGCCCCTGATAGAAAGGGATCTCAAATGCCCACCTGCCTTACTGCAGCCCCCAACCAAATGAGGTGTCACCTTTCTCCTGGACTACAGCCCCAGCTGCCCATGGTCCCCCTGCTTTCTCCAAGCTTGTCTCCTCCAGTCTTGTCTTCACACCAGCCACTGGGAATCTTTCTAACAAATCTCACT comes from Elephas maximus indicus isolate mEleMax1 chromosome 7, mEleMax1 primary haplotype, whole genome shotgun sequence and encodes:
- the LOC126079070 gene encoding transmembrane O-methyltransferase yields the protein MSPAIALAFLPLVVTLLVRYRHHFRLLVHTVLLRNVRDCLSGLRIEERAFSYMLTHALPGDPGHIITTLDHWSSCCEYLGHMGPVKGQILTRLVEEKAPVCVLELGTYCGYSTLLIARALPAGGRLLTVERDPRTAAVAEKLIRLAGFDERTVELIVGSSEEVIPRLRTQHGLSQVELVLLAHRPRYYLRDLQLLEAHALLPAGATVLADHVLFPGAPRFLQYAKSCGRYRCRLHHTSLPDFPAIKDGIAQLTYAGPG